GTACACCTTAAGAGAGAAAGTGTCGCAAACTGGAGACGTATTGTGAACAGAATAGGTTTTTAAAATGACTGTACTGAGCATGCGCAGTTGCAGATTGTGACGTAGTCTCCCAAACCCGGAAGTTACCTTTGTGCTCTTAGTAAAGTGCGTTATTTCCCATGCCCGTCTTCTTAATTAAATATCCTGATATTGATatgttttttagatttttttccacGTGACCTTAATACCCGCGCCACTGGAAAGGCTTTTTTCCTTGTTGGCATCGACAAGCTGCCCCCGGACTGTAGCCCGCTTGCCATGCGCTCTGCGGGTGAACATGGCCTGCGGGCTCTGCGCAACTTCACGGCGGGGTTTGAGGTCACTGCCGGGTCAGGGCTGGTGGTGTTTACGTCAGTGGTCCTGTTCGTCGTCGCCGGCTGCCTCGGTGTTCCAGCTCCTTCGCTCAGCGTTGGCTCCAGCCTTCATGGTAAGGGACCTTACCAAAGCCACCAAGCTCGTCAGGTCGCTGCTGACATTTAGACCTGTAAATTGTGGGAGTGGTTACACTGTTTGAAACGTGGTCGTGTTTAATAGTGTAGTTAATAGTGTACACCAATGTTGGTTGTCTTTCGTTCTTATCACAGTTCATCAACTCTTCAGCTACACCTTCACCCACAACACTGCGGGCCACCTGGCTGTTAGTGCCGGGGTGCTGCTGGCCTTCAGCGGTGGTCTGGAGAAGGGCGTGGGCACCGTGCGCTTcctctgcctgctgctgctcttctccTTCAGCACGGGACTGCTGTTCACCTGCCTGCAGCTCCTGGTGGTCTCCCCGGGTTCCAGGGGTGAGGTGGCCGGCCTGATCCCGGCGGCTCTGTCCGTCCTGGGGACGGTCACCACTGGTTCACGAATGAAGAAGGCCTTCATACTCGGGGTCAGCGTTCCAACTGTCATCTTCCCGTGGGTCATTCTGCTCGCCGTCACTCTTTTTGTCCCTGGCTCAGTGCTGCTCTGCAATGTCATCGCTGTCATTGTCGGAGTGACTCGTATCCTCAAACGCAAGTCGTTTTGCATGGTTGAGAAATTCGCTGAATTCTCAGAAACAATCCACAGATTACTGAAATATTGCGTCTTTTACACTGCATGTAAATGCATGAGCGAAATCAAACATGCAATGAATGGATTCTAAAGTGGTTGTCGATGTATGAAAGCTTACCCTGCACACACAGTCTTTGCCCATCTCAATATCATGTACTGACCCCTTATATACAAGGTCAGCCAATGCACTACGCCACTCATTTTTTTCCTTACTTTCACTGAATATGACTAACATGACACAACTCTTCAGCATTAAGGTGGCCAGAGAGTGAAGTAAACTGTCAGTAAAACagcttttttgtattattacatATAGTCttttgatgaaagtgaagtaaaacactgcagcatagcacacggggacacagtgaaatgtgtcctctgcttttaaccatcacccttggtgagcagtgggcagacatgacaggcacccggggagcagtgtgtggggacggtgctttgctcagtggcaccttggcagctcgggattcgaactgcaaccttctgattacgggactgctttcttaaccgctaggctaagaagtgtgagtgtgttgagtgtgaCTGTTTCCATGCTTTTGCATCCTTAACCTGTGTTCAGATGGGAAAGGATTACTTTCGTTTTTTCACATGTCTGAGTCCAGGGCATCAGTTCTTGAGAAGAAAATGCCATTCAGACTGATGAGGAGGGTGGTTTGTGTTTGCTTTGTACCTGCTTctgcagaggagaggaggaaagtTCTCCATGTTCAGTAAGTTTTTGATGTTCTGCATTGTCCACAGTGAATTGGTTGTGATTTTGTCATTCAAATGCACTGATGCATTAGTAATTTACTTTACTATTTTGCCCCAGTTTCATTCATGTGCAACATTTTACCTTCGTCTCTCCTAGATGCAACCCTGCTCCTGGCTCCTATCCTGTGCAGGCATATGGCCCTGCACTCTCAGCAGGTTCCCTACAACCAACTCATAGCAGAGCTTGCACACATGAGGGCTGGCCTCAGTCTTACATGCAGCAAAGCCATTTGTCTCCTATGAGCTCTCATGGACAATATCACCCTTATGGGCACAGTCATAATCACTATAATCAGCATGGCTTCAGTCAGGGATATCCAGCCACCTCGCAGCCATGGATGCCTGTTGGCTCGCACGTTCCCCCAACTTCTGCAGTTGGAACGGCTGGGCCGCCCTCTGGAACACTCCCCCACCTTTCAACATTACTGTCAGATCTCTCCCTCACTGTACAATCCCAGGAAGCTCCTGGAGCTCCTGGGCCAGGTCAGTGATGCAGTGACCTAAACTACAGCCTGTATAACCTCACGTGTTTTCAATGTgcctttttatacttttttaaataaatgtttttccttGATGCAATGCATTGTGCAAAATTATTTGTTTACCTGAATGCAACTATATGACATGACACATTGAGCAGtatttgtataattatttaGTTTGCATTCATGACTCACATTTGTTGACCACAATTTCCCTTAACTCTATAAATG
The window above is part of the Denticeps clupeoides chromosome 6, fDenClu1.1, whole genome shotgun sequence genome. Proteins encoded here:
- the rhbdd2 gene encoding rhomboid domain-containing protein 2 isoform X1 → MRSAGEHGLRALRNFTAGFEVTAGSGLVVFTSVVLFVVAGCLGVPAPSLSVGSSLHVHQLFSYTFTHNTAGHLAVSAGVLLAFSGGLEKGVGTVRFLCLLLLFSFSTGLLFTCLQLLVVSPGSRGEVAGLIPAALSVLGTVTTGSRMKKAFILGVSVPTVIFPWVILLAVTLFVPGSVLLCNVIAVIVGVTHGKGLLSFFHMSESRASVLEKKMPFRLMRRVVCVCFVPASAEERRKVLHVQCNPAPGSYPVQAYGPALSAGSLQPTHSRACTHEGWPQSYMQQSHLSPMSSHGQYHPYGHSHNHYNQHGFSQGYPATSQPWMPVGSHVPPTSAVGTAGPPSGTLPHLSTLLSDLSLTVQSQEAPGAPGPGQ
- the rhbdd2 gene encoding rhomboid domain-containing protein 2 isoform X2: MRSAGEHGLRALRNFTAGFEVTAGSGLVVFTSVVLFVVAGCLGVPAPSLSVGSSLHVHQLFSYTFTHNTAGHLAVSAGVLLAFSGGLEKGVGTVRFLCLLLLFSFSTGLLFTCLQLLVVSPGSRGEVAGLIPAALSVLGTVTTGSRMKKAFILGVSVPTVIFPASVLEKKMPFRLMRRVVCVCFVPASAEERRKVLHVQCNPAPGSYPVQAYGPALSAGSLQPTHSRACTHEGWPQSYMQQSHLSPMSSHGQYHPYGHSHNHYNQHGFSQGYPATSQPWMPVGSHVPPTSAVGTAGPPSGTLPHLSTLLSDLSLTVQSQEAPGAPGPGQ